A single window of Colletes latitarsis isolate SP2378_abdomen chromosome 4, iyColLati1, whole genome shotgun sequence DNA harbors:
- the Kr-h2 gene encoding transmembrane protein 33-containing Krueppel homolog 2, translated as MADTSSTGTGDNSPQIERGWLALKLHIIDNKIKVALWITRLFTIIFTIGYIIPIFGNPYNIYYKALMSSAATSALRLHQRVPRVQVNRQFLESLFFEDSFHYLFYSLIFLYAAPVTLVLTPIFLFALMHFTDYSQTLLNCLGQNNWWAARLVISLLDFQSHNILRLCALSEIIILPFTVLLVFTGRAGLLTPIIYYQFLKSRLESQRNPYTRKVFHELRNKLSSISRRQSLPEIVRRMIQGLLLLTQQMVPVHQ; from the exons ATGGCAGATACTTCAAGTACAGGTACAGGTGATAATTCTCCACAAATAGAAAGAGGTTGGCTGGCTTTGAAGCTACACATTATTGACAATAAGATTAAAGTTGCATTATGGATTACAAGActttttactattatatttactATTGGTTACATCATTCCTATATTTGG CAATCCTTATAACATTTATTACAAAGCCTTAATGAGTAGTGCAGCAACAAGTGCATTACGGCTTCACCAAAGAGTGCCACGTGTTCAAGTTAATAGACAATTTTTAGAAAGTTTATTTTTTGAAGATTCctttcattatttattttattccttgATATTCTTGTATGCAGCTCCTGTTACAT TGGTGTTAACCCCCATATTTTTATTTGCACTGATGCATTTTACAGATTATTCGCAGACATTGCTAAAT TGTTTAGGACAGAATAATTGGTGGGCAGCACGGCTTGTCATATCTTTACTCGATTTCCAATCACATAACATTTTGCGTCTGTGTGCATTAtcagaaataattattttgccATTTACAGTTCTCTTAGTATTTAC GGGCCGTGCTGGTTTACTGACACCTATTATTTACTATCAGTTCTTAAAATCGCGTCTTGAATCACAAAGAAATCCATATACCCGTAAAGTATTCCATGAACTTAGAAATAAGCTGAGTTCAATCTCAAGAAGACAATCTTTGCCAGAAATAGTACGGCGGATGATCCAGGGTCTACTTTTACTCACGCAACAGATGGTTCCAGTTCAtcagtaa